The Peromyscus leucopus breed LL Stock chromosome 4, UCI_PerLeu_2.1, whole genome shotgun sequence genome segment TCTGCAGTCAGAATAGCAGTGGATTTGGATCATTTTGAAATATGATTATGTGTGTCTCAATTGTGCTATGAAAAATGAAGGGATTAAACAAGATGCTTTTAGAATTCTTTCCAATGTAATAATATCTGAATTGGTGGTTAAGAACTATCCTTTCCTGCTCTGCTATCATGCTTTGTGTTTTTCCCATATTTCTATAATCACTTTCCATAATCTTTCAGATTGATTACTTGAAAAACTAGAGTAACAGGAACTGAGCTTCAGATACCCACTCAACAAAAGAAAGATCAGCTTTCCATACCAAGAAACACTACCAACAACATAACTCCAGACACCTAGGTAtcatcacaaataaataaaaattaatagctGAAAGAATACATCTCGAACAGAAGTTGGTACTCCCATATTACTGCTGTCCCAAAAAGGTGACTTAGATAATGTATAAGACAATGAAGTCACTGATCTTGAAGAACTACAACCATCATATTACTAAAGcaacataatccctaactacattctaaatattttctcttatatccACAGGTAAGTGGAATCCTCAGTCCTCTTTAAGGAAACTTATCTTTGCAGCAGGTGAAAtccattacagaaaatcaaaatgcagagacgTGGAGCCCAGTCAAACttgatatatctacaaaacactcccatacCTAAGGATCAGGGAAGATTGTGAAAGAGAAGTAAAAAGATTCTGAAAATCAGAGATGTTCACAGAGATTTTTGTGAGACTATGACTCCTTGTAATGTAAgaaactacacccataaagttCCCCAGCATGATTGTATATGcatgagctaaacaaggacaacaataaacATGCCAAATAGATGGGGGAAAGAACACGAGGTTTCAACCCTACAAAAGAACCACAAGCAGCTGAAGAATACCAAAAATGGGAGAAAGTCTCCAGAGAaaaacacaccaattggttatccaatgtcCAATAATGtccaatggtcagccctaaaaacaatcatacaagtaacattatcagactgagcagattatatctaggaacacacacacacacacacacacacacacacacacacacacacacacatatatatatatatgcatataacaataattatttaaaagagatgccatgaatttgaaagaaagcaaggagggctatataggagggtttggaggaaaaaaaggaaaagggtaaatgatgaaaataaaaaatgaaaaagaaaagacatagaAAAGTTACATTTAATCCTATTaactcaaattataaaataatattgtattgTATTCAATGACATGGCATGTAGGCAATAAAGTGAATTACAAAGCTGACACTGTGAGAATGTTTCAACtattatcaaataaaaagaaaaaacatggatAGCAATTTGAGTGGAAAAGTTACTATTTTGACTTGAGGAATTCTTTTATTATCTGCATTCTGTATCAACACACTGTATGccttacatacacataataagaTTTATGTCAAATTAAgaatacaaagcaaaaaaaaaagttcttcaaaTCATAGGTGGTGTTTCCATATCACTATGGAAATACTTTATGTTCTTCTGCTCTGTGATAGTCCAACATAGATGCAAACTAAGAAAAGTTCAAATTTtatataagtcaaataaaaaacTTTGATTATcctgaaataaattatttaaattatatagtaTGCTAAAGTTCAATAGATATTTTAGAAACATGATGCTTCcacaaaacatttctttgttAATTAGTTCAATATCATGATGAcatcatgaaaaataattttaaaaaactgttgaatattttagaaattcactggccagacagatttttttttgataatttggTGTTTCTTTGATATCTCAGAATTAGCATATTCTTTAGCAACAGAACATCTTTACTCTATAAGTACATAACATTCTACACCAGAGTTTTTGCATAGAACTTTTTATCTCTGAATTCCTCAAAGTGTATATTAAAGGATTCAGCATGGGTGTGAAAACTGTGTAAAAAACAGTAATGAACTTATCGAAGGGAAAATTGGACACAGGTCTAACATACATGAAAATGCAGGGAACAAAAAAGAGAACCACCACAGTAATGTGAGAGCTGCAGGTGGACAGGGCTTTGCGCCTCCCTTCCTGACTGTGACTCTTAAGGGAGCTTAGAATAACACCATAGGAGAATAAGAGAAGGACAAAGACCACCATACATATTGCTCCACCATTGGCAACCACAGTCAGTCCTATCAAGTAAGTGTTAGTGCATGCAAGTCCCAGTAATGGATACATGTCACAGGCAAAATGGTCAATGATATTAGGGCCACAGAAAGGAAGGTTATATACAAACATAACTTGAACCAGAGAATGTGCAAACCCTCCAGTCCAGGATACTACCAACAGGAGGATACAAATCCGGTGATTCATGATGGTCAAATAGTGCAGTGGtttacagatggccacatagcgatcataggccatcGCCATCAGAAGGAAGACCTCAGCACCACCAAATAAGTGTTCTACAAAGAGCTGGACCATGCAAGCTGGTAAGGAGATTGTCCTCTTAGCACAGAGTAAGTCTGTAAGTAACTTGGGTGAGATCGCAGTGGAATAAACAGCATCCATGAGTGACAGGTAGGCAAGGAAGAAGTACATTGGAGAGTTCAAGGAGGGGCTGGCAATCACTGTCCCCACAATGAGCAGGTTGCCCACCATTGTCACAATGTAGATGagtaaaaacacaacaaacaatgCTTTTTGCCCAGCAGGATCCTGAGTGAGACCCAGCAGGATAAATTCTGTGACATTGTTACTCAGTTCCATTTACTCTTCTTTCAGGCTTGTTTAAGAGGCAAGAGCTCAGAACAGAACCTGCCATGACATTTTGAACAAGATCATCAATCCAGTCTGTCACAAAGCACATCTTCATCAATAACTTTCACAGTAATAAATAAGAAGTAGTCATCAGCTTAGTTCCTCTGACAAATATGTCCACACCCCTGGTGCTAATAATTTGATAAGTACTTAGATTTTACCTCAAGACCTCAGTAGAGCTCCACATAAGAGAACAGACAAAAGTGCCTCAGTCATATGTTTAAAACCACTTACTTATTGTCAGAGGTATCAGCAAACATCCAGAAGGATTCctccaaaaacagaaacaacaaagcaaaattaacaacaacaacaaaaaccttaaaatgtAGAGGTGGCAATAAACTCTTAAGTATGTCAGCAAATGCCACTCCAGGCTTTTAAACTGTTAGTACTATGAAGAGTACTTTATAATATGTTCTATGTAGCACACAAAGCAGCACTCATCCTAGGGCATCCAGCTTTCTGCTGGGTTTTGAGACCTCAAAAGAATTTTACTCTTCATGTATGTCTCTTCCAGTCTTAGGGGACTAGATTTTGATGTGTTTTAAATAAGTTCAATATTGTTTAGCATATTACTGCCTATAGCAATTACTTCATCTGAGTTTGATCATTTTTAGGATCTATATTTCTGTTTAAATACATCAATTCTTACCATCATTACAGGCTATCAAtatttgaacaaatattttatagCTGAACTAATCTATTACTTTAGCAAACTACTATACCAACAGCCAACATACTTTGTCAAGACTATCAGCATAAACTGGATAGTGAGAGCtgagaaaagagaaactgaaaggAAAGATAGTGAGCAGTGGGGTATGGTTTTATACTAATGCTTCCTAGGTACTCAGAGTGCTCACACTGAAATTCAGTATCAAAATAGCCGAGGACAGCATTCTCAGAGGAAAACACATAAAACAGTGCAAAAAGGCATGGTGTTGGGTCATCTCTAGACATATAATTATAGtcataaatatatttgtttgtttttcatactGAAAACTAAAAGGATTAGAAAAGATGACTTCGGAATCCTTTTCTTTCCAAGCTTATTTCTGATTCCTGGGTCATAGTAATTGAGTAAAATGGAATGTGTTAATTACTGTAATCAAGTAATGACTCTAATTTATTGTTCACAATGTACCAAGCTAGAATCTGAGCCACATTTAGAGATATAAAGTAGCCCAGTGATGAACACTGAGACCTGTGGAGTTATGAGCAAGATTTGCAGCCTCCTGGTCCTTATGTACTAtctctgtgaccttgagcaacTCAATAAAATCATTCCCTTTGCCTCTGTTTCAACATTTTTTACAACAGAGACTTTTACATAGTCTTCTTCTTatggtgtttggtttggtttgattgtttTGTATAAGGTGTCATGTATATGCAATGTCTTAAGTGAATAGGGTTTCTGATTAATGTGCAGTGTTTCACATTGAGCATCTGGCCTTTTGTTAGAAGTAATTGTGATGGATTTCATTCATATTTCTATTTCCATCTAGGTCAGAAGATCTATAGCTGTTATTTATGAAATATTAGACTAATAAAGACATGCTTACTGTACaacatagagaaataaagtaactaTGTCCAATTCTGTCTCTTCTAAtttttaattctctgtgtttTAGTGCCTCTCATTATTTATCAATGGTTTCACCAGAACAAAACTTTTAAAGGTCAGCTAATTGTTTACATAGTTAAGTTAAAATAGAGGGCTTAATCCATACCACACTTAAACTCATGTCAGCTATTCTATAAATTATCTAAGATTTgatactataaaaaaataaagaatgatatGACTAATTTAAGCTTAAAATATTGTTAATGCTTATCTAGAAAAAATTAGCACAATTGTTTAAAACatgtgtcttttaaaatataGCCTTAAAATATAGTGTATAACAATGAACCATTTTTCAGCCACTAAGAAGGGTGAGACTCATAGTGTTTGTAGTAAAATGGATGAGGCTGCAGAAAGTCAAGGTAAATGAATTAAGATGgtatcagaaaaacaaacactacaTGTTTTCTCACATTTATGGGTCCTTATTTTttatacagacacataaaatcaCAGTTGTACAGGTGCCATGAAAGCAGTAGCAAAGCtgtgtgaggacacagaggactAGCTAGAGGAGATAGTAGTGAGGAAGGCAGAGTGATGCAGTGGGTGTGTTCAGgacacagcagcaacaacagttCCAAACGGCCTCAGCAAATGCATTTCCACATCACCTCCCCATACCTTAGTCTGTTAGAGAAGTGCAAGTGCATGCAAGCTAATCCCTCAAATACACAAAACACTTAAATATAATGTGAAAACTTACTGTGAAGGGTAGTTGGATATTGTCAACACCTGGGGAAGCTTGTTCTTGCAAAGAAGATGTTATGTTTTAATAACTATGCCAAAAGTAAAGACAAATTCAATGAATAACTTGCGGAAACaagtaaaaaaatcattaaatttaaCTGTGTGCACTTTCACACATTTCAATCATTTGGTGTAAAAGTATTAAAGAGCATTTCCATTATCTGGACTGAACAAGTTGTAtggttgtatacacacacacacacacacacacacacacacacacacacacacacatacgcagtAACAATTTGTGAAAAAAGAGCACATTAATTTGAAGGAGATTAGGAAGGGGTAAATGGAAGGGTTTGtaaggggaaaggagaaatgctgtcattgtactataatctcaaaaataaatacctatttttaaaagagcatttACTTGGCTCACAAATAAGCCAGGTGCCCAACAAGGCAAAGACAGCAATTTAAATTCTTTGAAACACTAAGATACATAGTAGAGTAGAAACAGAAGTCTTCAGTCTTTAAGTCATTCAAGCAAAATCCcctgagtgtttttttttccctttgttattAAAAACATGTTCCTGCATCTGGAAAGTTCCAAGAAATCGAGGCTTCTCACAAACTCTCATAAGCAAtgataaacacagaaaaaaaaataacatacctCAACAACTAAATAAGTACCCTCCAACTTGAGCAGAGTATGAGTTTGCAGCTATCTTGAATCATACAACcagaaaaacatttctttcattaataTTCACTATATGGTCTACGACATCATTCCTATTTTAGTAGATAATTTTGTTGGTATATTTGGAACAAATTCAAATGAAGTCATCTCTTTTGCATAGATTTCTCATTTCAATAGTCTCTGGAGGTAAAAACCTTGGACTGTGCCAAGAATGAATTGCTAACTGCCAAGTTCCTTTGGAAAATTCATAATGTTAaaggaaattttcaaaatgtgtaAGAACTATAAGTTACCCATAATGAAATATTTAGGTAGGCAAGCAATGTTAAACACACTTGAAAGAGGAAGCAGCCTCAGCCTGATTACCCAATCACACTCCAGAAAGACTCAGGTCATGCTGAATATGAAGGAGAACCTGCATAAGAAGTTTCAGGTTCAGGGATGTGGGTCTGAGAACTGCAGGCTCTGTTGCACCTGGTGATTCTTGGAAACCCTGACAATCATAGTTCTGTCCTTCAGCGGGTGTGAAAGCCTTTGATGGAGGCCTAGATCTGTGTGAGATGAAGTCACAGTTACCCTCAGTCTGTTCATttattctattaatctatattcaaTAGTCATAAGACAATGGTTTAtagaaaaaattattattttctaagaaGCAGTGGTGCCAAAGACCTCCAATGCTATGATTTGCCCTAGGTCCCAGTAATGTATCCTCATGTATTTAGTTAAATATTGGCCTTTCAACATCACAAGGGTCTAGATACAAGACTGTAAGTAGGAGATAAAATCCACCAaaagttgttttttaattagtttaacaaataaattaaatccaGGAacctaaaatatattatttgtaaGATAACATGGCTGATCTGTGTATCATATAACTCTAAGTGGAGAAGCATccaatgtgatcaaatatctaAGGAATTCAGAAAACAATATGGtacataatttaattataatacacaaaataaaaatgatatagttcaagaatacacacatttatagtcaaactatattttaaaatacattttaattgaaagaGAATTACATCAGTCTTTCCCCTCGCTTTCTTCCCTCCACCTCTTCTCATGCCCCCCCACTCTCAAGTTActagcttcattttctttagtcattgttacatgtatgtgtgtatggtgatattttatttgtactgaaatgtgattttaattgtatgttaataaataaagttgccctggggtcagagctattagagccatagcaagagcatggtggtggtggctcacgcctttaatcccagcacttggtagaagagctaggtagatttttatgtgttcagggatacagccagcattggagacatatgcctttaagaactggagggcggtacttacaggcagtgactaggcagtcatgtgtttgggtttacaaccaatgagaaggcagaacagaaagactatttaaagacagacacataagaagtagctctctttcggggaagctaggagcactgcaggaggtaagattttagctctgagctctggcctcttggctttctcttttacattgttctgtgtttcttattttaataagacggttggttacatctacatgtgtgtatatgcacaaatGTATATTTGCAACCTACTGAGtctgcctttttgtttgtgtgttatggtttcagggctgaccactctgcattggacaaGCAAACTACAATTAACAAAATTAGCACTGGGATTAAGTTTGGGGAAAGGTATCAGGAAGGCAGGCAAAAATGTCATTCAATGATTTCAATAACAAtctaataaacaaaaacatgaataAGCTACATGTATTAGtagataaatacaaaattatgatacattttaagattaaaaagacCAAGATTATACCTGTACTTAGGAAGAtaaacatattttacattggatctTGATATCTAATTCACCATCCATATCTAAATGAGCTACTTTGTATACTCTCACTAAtgaacataattaaaagtaatgaaATTATACTGTATTGTGATTAATGTTAAGTAAGTATAATTTAGCTGCTCTTTCAGCAAAGAAattttacataattatatatgagataatatttataagtatacaaatatataaacttgtaaatatattataaatatacatataactatGTAAAATTAtgcataatttattatttttaattatgtatttttattgtctAGATCCATATTATCACATTGTATGTCTTAAATGTACATATAAAGATTTATTATGAAGTAAAAttcaaagcagaaacaaaactgtACAACATAGATGAAATTTCCATATTAAAATGAGAGcactttcattttctattttgtgatATTCCAACATGGATGAAGACTATGCTATAtgaatcaaaacacaaaatttggTTTATATGAGCACAAATCATTTGAATTCTACAAGTGAAATGCTGAGGTTGAACACAAAGGTTAGGGAAAATGCTGGTTATGCAAAATGGTCTTTTCCAATTGATTCACCATCAGaaagacaatataaaaatgaCTGTCTTTgaggctgggcaatggtggcacatgcctttaatcccagcactcaggaggcagaggcaggcagatctctgtgagttcaaggccagcctggtctccaaagcgagttcaaggaaaggcacaaagctacacagagaaaccctgtctagaaaaaccaaaaaaaatttaaaaaaaaaatgactgtcttTGAAAAGTCGTAAAATTGAATATGTTAAATGGtaaagaatattaagaatatGTTTCTAGATGGGCTTAGTGTGGTCTTTGAGAACTAAAATCTGGTTTTGTTAACTGAAAGTTATCTAACAAAATGTTCACTTCAAGTATTGTTGACTGAATACATTTGCTGCCTAAAAAGCCTGAAATGAAATGACATACACACTTAGGTACAGCATGGTGATAAGCCTAAAACAGTGCTCATAATGTAGCCACATAAATATCTTTATCTACAGACAGAAAAATAAccacatcatttaaaaatctcattgGTCCCAGAAATTTGCATATTAGCCACATTTATTTCTAACGTATTATGTGATTAAACATTTCCAAAATTATCactgtttcttcatttaaaaaaatattttcatctcaGTCCCACTTCAGTcttaactgaaaagaaaaatatacaagatcagttttctctctttcatcATAGTAGTAACTAAACTCTACTGTAACAGTAACTAAACTCATGCCTTTTATTTCTCTTGCAGAAATTCTCTAGAGAACTGACCCTAATCATAAACAAAAACTTATTCTGCATTTATgatttgtatataaaaatatccCCAGTGAATTCATCGAACAAGCACAATCATTTGTGATCACTTGCTATCTGATTATTGCTTTAAAATTACTATCCTGTTTAACAACAAGACTTCATTACTCTATCACTATGCAACATTTTAGACCAGAGTTTTAGCATAGAACATTTAATCTCTGAATTTCTCAAGGTGTATATTAAGGGATTCAACATGGGAGTGACAACTGTATAAAAAATAGTAATAGATTTATCAATAGGAATATTGCAAACATGTCgaacatacatgaaaatataagGAACAAAAATTAGGATAACCACCATGATATGAGAGCTGCAGGTAGACATTGCTTTGCACCTCCCTTCCTGGCTGTGAGTCTTAAGAGAGTTTAGGATGATTCCATAGGAAGCTAAGAGAATAATAAAGACCCCCATACAGATTGCTCCATCATTGGCAATGACTCTAAGACCAAGGAAGTAGGTGTCAGTGCACACAAGTCCCAATAATGGTTACATGTCACAAGCAAAGTGATCTATGACATTGATACCACAGAAAGGAAGGTCATAAACAAAGAGAACTTGAGCCACAGAGTGTGCAAAACCTCCAGCCTAGGATGCCACCAAAGAGGATGCAAACCACTGAGTCATGATGGTCAAATAGTGCAGTggcttacaaatgaaaacatagcGATCATATGCCATTGCCACCAAAAGGAAGATCTCAGTTCCACCAAAGACGTGTTCTACAAAGAGCTGGCCCATGCAAGCGTTGAAGATGATCTTTCTATTACAGAGTAAGTCTATAATCAGCTTGGGTGAGATGGCAGTGGAATAAATAACATCCATAAGTGACAGATATGCAAGGAAAAAATACACTGGGGAGCCCAAAGAGGGGCTGGCAATGACTATCACTATAATGAGCAGTTTGCCTGCCATGGTcacaatatatgtgtataaaaatgtgaCAAATAATGCTTTTTGCCCAGCAGGATCCTGAGTGAGACCCAGCAGAATAAATTCTGTAACATTGCTATTCTTTCCCATTTACTCTTCTAGCAGGTGGGTTTCAGAGACAGGAGATCAGGAAAATAGTATCTGCCATTAATAGTGAACAAGACCATGAATCTGTTTTGTCATAAAACACATCTTCATTACTACCTTCTGTGTTGTGAGTTGGAGTTAGATGGTTAGCAAGCATGTATTGAGTTCATCTtgcaaatatcaccacagaacttAATAAGGTCATCAGTACCAACTTCTACTGAAGACCTCAGTGGATTGGCACATAGATGAGTAGACAAAGGTATTTCAgtcattcatatatttaaaactatCAAAACACATTTCATTCCAGTTTCATCATCGATCAAAAGGTGCCTAAAAAAATTACACTGCTGGTGTTCTTAGCAAAACACATGTACAATCTGAATACCCTGAAATGAAAAGGGTATAGACCCTGAGGTGAGGAATGGTGGGAAACCTACAATAATATGAATAACGTAGCTACTTAATTCTATTCACgtacagagagaaaaacagtcaGGGGAAGAGTCCTTTTAAGAGTCCTACAGACAGTGGTGGCAATAAATGCTAAATATGTTGACTAAGAGATAGCCTGTCTTTCTAGTTGGTAATCTTTGTGAAAGATCCTTTGATATAATTTATGCTGCATCAAAAATAGCATGCATTCTGGTACAACCAGATTAATGCAATGATATTGCACTTCTAGACACATACCCTCTACATCTTAAaaggcttttattatttatatatctcTCATTTGATCATGAAAATCTGAATTTGAACTGTATCAAATAACCCCTAATATTAATTAGTACATTACTGCCTATGATAGTTACTTCTTCTGAACTTGACTGTCAGGTGTTTAAGGAGCTATAAGTATATTCATCTATGCATATATCAATTCTTATCACAATAATATACTATCAGGATTTTTTGCAAACATTTTTATCTGACTGTAACTCATCTATGACTGTtactaaataaaatgtcaccagatagtatatttgttttataattcttAAGCTAAGCtgggaagcaaaagaaaagaaaatagaaattataaaggAAGATACTTAAGAGTAGGGTGTGGTTTTAAGTATAATTCTTCCTAAGTATTGATAGTGTTCAAATATAAATTCAGCATCTGGATGATCAAATACAACACACTCAAGAGAAAATAGATAATTGGTGTGGTAAGACCTTTGTTtagatcatttttaaatgtaattataaatatgtCTTAGTTtgcactttgaaaaataaaaggattaaATAAGTTAACTTAGATTCCTTTATAGTTAAAATATGCAGGAACAATTAAACATCTCATGTCTAGGGACCTTGGCCATCAGCCCACAGAATTCTCACTGCTAACTTGTCCCATGTGTGGTTTGAGGTAAAAGCTCAAAATGAGAAAGTGGTCCCTTTCATATAGAGATCAAGGCTTCCACATATTCagtgtccttttattttttcagtctgGCTGATTGAGGGGTTTTGCTACTAGGGAATATTAACCATTAGGAccagaaatttattttacttagaaTTTTATCATGAGTCTCATTATGACCACCATCACTCTAAAaagattctatttttatgttaGAAGTAGCTTGCACTATAAATATTCACATACCTTTATCATTTCATATACATTTCAGTAAGTCAGAGATGTGTGGGAGCCACAAAGAATCCTATGATTTAAAGGTGGGGGGCATTTTCAAGTGCCTGATTTGATTAATCTTGCTGACTGACATCCTGTGTCGAAAGGAAATTCAGTTGTAGATCTGGAGGAGGCATCCCTATGCATTCCAGTCCCTCCATTCAATGGTGGGCAAATCTTTAACCTCAGTTTCTTAATTAAGAATAGAAATACATCAAATATAGTCTGCCTCAAAGGAACATAGGGAGCCAAAAGTAGCCAGAAGACATTTCCATTGCCTGCCTCTTCTCATTTGGTTTGCTTTATTGCTCACAGAATGTCATGCAGAATTATCTGGACTTTACTCTAGTCAGCAAgtggagaaaacagaaatatgaTTGTTACACTTCTTTACTTTAATATATTCAAAGACTTTTCACTACCAATAAATAAACTACACTTCATAGGGGATGGAACATAGGATCTGCCCTGAAGCCACAGTCTGACTTTATTGACTATTCTGCCCTTTACCCCTTGGCCTCAATCCCCTTGATCTGCTTTCCAGTTCATAAGGTCTTGGCTCTAGCACTGCTTAGATTTAACCATAGTCGACTTCAGATCTATCTTTGTGTATTCTTCTGGaaatttttatccttttttcatatttgtataaTCAAATAAAATTCCAAAGCTTATTGCTGTTTTCTGAAtaatgttaataaagaaaaatgggaagtgaCAACTACTGTGACCAAATAATGACTTTAAATTTCTTGTTCATGTGAACTAAGAACCCAGGCACACTTGCAGGGAGGAATGAATCACAGTAGACAGCACTCTGGACTCTGGAGccatacatgtgtgtggaagtgtcAGATTCATTCACTTACTATGTGATACTGTGCAACCTCCATTGTCCTTTTTCATTGTTCATTTTACCATAGAAACATCAATATCCACATCAGAGGGTATTTTATCTGATTTTCATGTAAAATGACTAAAGCACTGGAAAAAATGTAAATGGCTGATAATGCTTGATGATGTTGTTGAGTGTTTCACTGGAAGTATCAGCTCATAACTAATCATAACATTCTCAGTCAAAAGGGATTGTAGACATAGCCCAACATACAAAGAATAGCATAATGTAACTCGGGAACCACTTCAGGACATAGATTTAATGTATATTAGTAAGTATGCAAAGGTACTACAAGTATGCACAGGTACCAACAGTATTTACCTGGAAGGAAATTATGTTGACTAAGTAAGTTCCATTCATATGTGGTTGGTGGTGAAGAAGGGCTTGTGCAGAGTCAGAGCTTTCTTGAGAATCCAGTTGTATATGCATCTTCTACAGGTCTTGTCCACATTGCTGCTTCCATCTGACTCAGGAGATGTTATTGTCCGTCTTGAAAACACGAGGCTAAAATAGGCACACCTCTTGTAACACACAGGAATGTAAAATAACATATGCCCAACAATAGCTCTTCAATATcttgttttttatattgtttacatTAACAGTACTGGATCATGAGGTTCATTTTCCATCTTAGTGACTAGTGTAATTATTTACATAGTAGAATAAAAATGGGGTACTTAAACTGTATCATATTAAATACATGTAAACTATACTGGAAATTATCAAAGATTTTGTTctattaaaaacttaaataatatGAATGGCTTCAATTTAAACTACTATTAGCAGtttctaaacaaaaataatttaatactgttgttaagaacattttaaagacagaTAGCAATAACAGAGAAAAAGAACTGTTCAGTGTGAGAGACAGTGAGATAGACACAGG includes the following:
- the LOC114685915 gene encoding olfactory receptor 4A16-like yields the protein MELSNNVTEFILLGLTQDPAGQKALFVVFLLIYIVTMVGNLLIVGTVIASPSLNSPMYFFLAYLSLMDAVYSTAISPKLLTDLLCAKRTISLPACMVQLFVEHLFGGAEVFLLMAMAYDRYVAICKPLHYLTIMNHRICILLLVVSWTGGFAHSLVQVMFVYNLPFCGPNIIDHFACDMYPLLGLACTNTYLIGLTVVANGGAICMVVFVLLLFSYGVILSSLKSHSQEGRRKALSTCSSHITVVVLFFVPCIFMYVRPVSNFPFDKFITVFYTVFTPMLNPLIYTLRNSEIKSSMQKLWCRMLCTYRVKMFCC